One region of Streptomyces sp. NBC_00442 genomic DNA includes:
- a CDS encoding DMT family transporter — MSLDASTARGSICAATAMVAVGSSAAVSPVLTEYPLLSGQAWRYVVAGLLLLLARRGPAVPAARLTPRQWARIALLAATGMAGFNVCLLEAVRRADPSTVGAVVGAAPIVLAVAGPLGSAQRPSARIAFSALVTTAGVCVIQAFGHGSVTGLLYALGALACECCFSLLAVSLLPALGARRLSAFACLAAAPMLAVAAALTEGADALQRPTVAEWLALGYLTLVVTALAFFLWYAGIGLLGVDRAGLFAGIVPLTAVLLGPVLGTGRLAPTSVLGALVIGAAVLYGVSAPAPDRPR; from the coding sequence ATGTCCCTCGACGCAAGCACGGCACGCGGAAGTATCTGCGCCGCCACCGCCATGGTGGCGGTCGGCAGTTCGGCGGCGGTGAGCCCGGTGCTCACCGAATATCCGCTGCTTTCCGGCCAGGCGTGGCGCTATGTGGTGGCCGGGCTCCTGCTGCTCCTCGCGCGGCGCGGCCCGGCCGTTCCCGCCGCGCGGCTCACCCCGCGCCAGTGGGCCAGGATCGCGCTGCTCGCCGCCACCGGCATGGCCGGGTTCAACGTCTGCCTCCTGGAAGCGGTGCGACGGGCGGACCCGTCGACGGTCGGGGCGGTGGTCGGCGCGGCCCCGATCGTCCTGGCCGTCGCCGGTCCGCTCGGCTCCGCGCAGCGGCCATCGGCCCGGATCGCGTTCTCCGCCCTGGTCACCACCGCCGGGGTCTGCGTCATCCAGGCCTTCGGCCACGGCTCGGTCACCGGTCTCCTGTACGCGCTCGGTGCGCTCGCCTGCGAGTGCTGCTTCTCGCTCCTGGCCGTCAGCCTGCTGCCGGCCCTCGGGGCCCGGCGGCTCTCGGCCTTCGCCTGCCTGGCGGCCGCCCCGATGCTCGCGGTGGCCGCCGCCCTGACGGAGGGTGCCGACGCGTTGCAGCGCCCCACCGTCGCGGAGTGGCTCGCCCTCGGCTATCTCACCCTGGTCGTCACCGCGCTCGCCTTCTTCCTCTGGTACGCGGGCATCGGACTGCTGGGTGTCGACCGGGCCGGCCTGTTCGCCGGCATCGTCCCGCTCACCGCCGTCCTGCTCGGCCCGGTGCTCGGCACCGGCCGCCTCGCGCCGACGTCGGTGCTCGGCGCGCTGGTGATCGGGGCGGCCGTGCTGTACGGGGTCAGTGCGCCTGCGCCGGATCGCCCGCGGTGA
- a CDS encoding phosphoribosylanthranilate isomerase, which yields MFVKICGLSTAPDIAAAVDAGADAVGFVFTESPRQVGPAAVRRLVDEVPAGVLTVGVFRDEPLDLVRETVRAAGVGAVQLHGTHPPSAFAALRDLGLTLVRATSAASAAGADCGGFGEDLLILDSPSPGSGEAWDWSALGAAPPAGRWMLAGGLAPGNVREAIEAARPWGVDVSSGVEARRGVKDPALIEEFVRRARA from the coding sequence ATGTTCGTCAAGATCTGTGGTTTGAGTACGGCGCCGGATATCGCGGCCGCCGTGGACGCGGGTGCCGATGCGGTCGGTTTCGTATTCACCGAAAGTCCACGCCAGGTCGGCCCCGCGGCCGTCCGCCGGCTGGTCGACGAGGTCCCGGCCGGTGTGCTGACGGTCGGAGTGTTCCGGGACGAGCCGCTCGACCTGGTCCGTGAGACGGTGCGCGCCGCCGGCGTCGGGGCCGTCCAACTGCACGGCACGCACCCGCCGTCGGCCTTCGCCGCGCTGCGGGATCTGGGCCTCACGCTGGTACGCGCCACATCGGCGGCCTCGGCCGCGGGCGCCGACTGCGGCGGTTTCGGCGAGGACCTGTTGATCCTGGACTCCCCGAGCCCGGGTTCGGGGGAGGCGTGGGACTGGTCCGCACTCGGCGCCGCCCCGCCCGCCGGCCGCTGGATGCTGGCCGGCGGCCTGGCCCCGGGCAATGTGCGCGAGGCGATCGAGGCGGCGCGCCCGTGGGGCGTGGACGTGTCGAGCGGGGTCGAGGCACGCAGAGGCGTCAAGGACCCCGCCCTGATCGAGGAGTTCGTGCGGCGCGCCAGGGCCTGA
- the pdxR gene encoding MocR-like pyridoxine biosynthesis transcription factor PdxR: protein MTWHISIEVDRDSNESLTNQIKSAIKGCITERVLHPGTRLPSTRQLASDLGVSRSVAVEAYEQLTAEGFLTCLQGSGTRVAHRTAAVEPMMGEALRDPEPVPPVTWDLRTGRANVTNFPRVEWLACYKTVLAVAGPEELDYPAVAGLPALRESLAGYLGRMRGVRAGTDTVMVTAGFAQGLSLLCKSLPKLGIHKLAVEDPGHNGQRRYIEESGMRTVPVRVDEEGIDVAQLAASDARAVLVTPAHQFPTGISMSPARRAALVRWAEDVDGLIIEDDYDGEFWFDPRDRPSALQGLAPDRVVYAGTASKILVPGLRLGWLVIPEYLATLLTRVRSQHDLGSDGITQCAFAELITSGMLDRHLRRVRSRYRSRREAFTQAVELHLPQARVVGSSAGLHAYLQLPDGIDESAVTAAALDRSVLVHGGSRYQFGPGSRPPALVVGYSTLPLAGIAESMYVIRDAIEEQRSARRRTIGSPVRAPAYAGG, encoded by the coding sequence GTGACCTGGCACATCTCCATCGAGGTTGACCGTGATTCAAACGAGTCTTTGACGAATCAGATCAAGTCCGCGATAAAAGGCTGCATCACGGAGAGAGTCCTGCACCCCGGCACTCGTCTCCCTTCCACCCGACAACTCGCCAGCGACCTCGGTGTTTCACGCAGCGTGGCGGTCGAGGCCTACGAACAGCTCACCGCCGAGGGATTTCTGACGTGCCTTCAGGGATCGGGGACGCGGGTCGCGCACCGGACCGCCGCCGTCGAGCCGATGATGGGCGAGGCATTACGCGATCCCGAACCCGTGCCACCCGTCACCTGGGACCTGCGCACCGGCCGGGCCAACGTGACCAATTTCCCGCGCGTCGAATGGCTCGCCTGCTACAAGACCGTCCTCGCCGTCGCGGGCCCGGAGGAACTGGACTATCCGGCGGTGGCCGGGCTGCCCGCGCTGCGCGAGTCCCTGGCCGGATATCTGGGCCGGATGCGGGGGGTGCGGGCCGGCACGGACACCGTGATGGTGACGGCGGGCTTCGCCCAGGGGCTCTCCCTGCTCTGCAAGTCGCTGCCCAAGCTGGGCATCCACAAGCTCGCGGTCGAGGACCCCGGGCACAACGGGCAGCGCCGGTACATCGAGGAGAGCGGCATGCGCACCGTGCCGGTCCGCGTCGACGAGGAGGGCATCGACGTGGCGCAGCTGGCCGCGAGCGACGCCCGCGCGGTGCTCGTGACGCCCGCCCACCAGTTCCCGACGGGCATCTCGATGAGCCCGGCGCGCCGGGCGGCCCTCGTGCGCTGGGCCGAGGACGTCGACGGGCTGATCATCGAGGACGACTACGACGGGGAGTTCTGGTTCGACCCCCGGGACCGGCCGTCCGCGCTCCAGGGTCTCGCGCCGGACCGGGTCGTCTACGCCGGCACCGCGAGCAAGATCCTCGTCCCCGGCCTGCGGCTCGGCTGGCTCGTCATTCCCGAGTACCTGGCGACCCTGCTCACCCGCGTCAGGTCCCAGCACGACCTCGGCTCCGACGGCATCACGCAGTGCGCCTTCGCCGAGCTCATCACCAGCGGCATGCTCGACCGCCACCTGCGCCGCGTCCGCTCCCGGTACCGCTCCCGGCGCGAGGCGTTCACGCAGGCCGTCGAGCTCCACCTGCCGCAGGCCCGGGTGGTCGGCTCGTCCGCCGGGCTGCACGCCTACCTCCAACTCCCGGACGGCATCGACGAGTCGGCGGTGACCGCGGCGGCCCTCGACCGTTCGGTCCTGGTCCACGGCGGCTCGCGCTACCAGTTCGGGCCCGGCAGCCGGCCGCCCGCCCTGGTGGTCGGCTACTCCACCCTTCCGCTGGCCGGCATCGCCGAGTCCATGTACGTCATCAGGGACGCCATCGAAGAACAGCGCTCCGCGCGCCGGCGCACCATCGGCTCTCCCGTGCGGGCGCCCGCCTACGCCGGCGGCTGA
- a CDS encoding nucleotide sugar dehydrogenase, with translation MTSLSAPALAVARTGTAQDAEARAFASRVEDRTIKVGIVGLGYTGLPLALGFADAGFHVVGVDIDPVKVESVNRSESYLPDLTDIELQDVADRLTAVPDPSALHDADVVMICVPTPVTPEQTADLAYVSTAVDSVLPYLRAGSLVVLQSTVPAGTTAEIGRKITARTGLIPGEDLYLAMAPERVDPANTNGWTLLNTPKLVGGVGAESTRRAQLFLEQVCRTVVPVSSPDVAELSKVYENTFRLINIALSLELSDLCHKLGLPVREVIDAAATKPFGFLAHYPGPGVGGECIPVDPLFLSERARREGLTLGLVETAHRRISERPGQVVRRVGELLAARGQELKGARVLIVGVSYKAGVSDLRNAPALDIVRGLRAQGAEISYFDPMVPGFEVDGLPVATATWGREQLASQDCVVLVTPHGRLTAEPAWSAAPLVLDTRGELAPAANVEVL, from the coding sequence ATGACGAGTTTGTCTGCCCCCGCTCTCGCCGTCGCAAGAACGGGCACGGCCCAGGACGCCGAAGCCAGGGCGTTCGCGTCGAGGGTCGAGGACCGCACCATCAAGGTCGGGATCGTGGGTCTCGGCTACACCGGTCTCCCCCTGGCGCTGGGCTTCGCCGACGCCGGGTTCCACGTGGTCGGCGTCGACATCGACCCCGTCAAGGTGGAGTCCGTCAACCGCTCCGAGTCCTACCTGCCCGACCTCACGGACATCGAACTGCAGGACGTCGCCGACCGGTTGACGGCCGTGCCCGACCCGTCGGCGCTGCACGACGCCGATGTGGTGATGATCTGCGTACCCACGCCCGTCACCCCCGAGCAGACCGCCGACCTGGCGTACGTGTCGACCGCGGTGGACAGCGTGCTGCCGTACCTGCGGGCCGGGAGCCTGGTGGTGCTCCAGTCCACCGTGCCGGCCGGCACCACCGCGGAGATCGGCCGGAAGATCACCGCCCGCACCGGGCTCATACCCGGCGAAGACCTCTACCTGGCCATGGCCCCCGAGCGGGTGGACCCGGCCAACACCAACGGCTGGACGCTGCTCAACACCCCCAAGCTGGTCGGCGGCGTGGGTGCCGAATCGACCCGGCGGGCCCAGCTGTTCCTGGAGCAGGTGTGCCGCACGGTGGTGCCGGTCTCGAGCCCCGACGTCGCCGAACTGTCGAAGGTGTACGAGAACACCTTCCGCCTCATCAACATCGCTCTCTCCCTGGAGCTTTCGGACCTCTGTCACAAGCTCGGCCTCCCGGTGCGCGAGGTCATCGACGCCGCCGCGACCAAGCCGTTCGGCTTCCTCGCGCACTACCCGGGCCCCGGCGTCGGCGGCGAGTGCATCCCCGTCGACCCGCTGTTCCTGAGCGAGCGGGCCCGGCGCGAGGGGCTCACCCTCGGCCTGGTGGAGACCGCCCACCGGCGGATCAGCGAACGGCCCGGCCAAGTCGTCCGCCGCGTCGGCGAGTTGCTGGCGGCGCGGGGCCAGGAACTGAAGGGCGCGCGGGTCCTGATCGTGGGGGTGAGCTACAAGGCGGGCGTCTCCGACCTCCGCAACGCCCCGGCCCTCGACATCGTGCGGGGGCTGCGCGCCCAGGGCGCCGAGATCTCGTACTTCGACCCCATGGTCCCCGGCTTCGAGGTGGACGGCCTGCCCGTCGCCACCGCCACCTGGGGCCGCGAGCAGCTCGCCTCCCAGGACTGCGTGGTGCTGGTCACCCCGCACGGCCGCCTCACGGCCGAACCGGCCTGGTCCGCGGCCCCGTTGGTGCTCGACACCCGGGGCGAGCTGGCGCCCGCCGCCAACGTCGAGGTGCTCTGA
- the trpD gene encoding anthranilate phosphoribosyltransferase → MSRGAGTTLTSATRHLVLGRDLDAEAAGAAVSVLLSGDTDPLDAAAFLTAMAAKHPSATEVAATVRVILAAARPVAWSGPAVDVVGSGGDGSDSVNISTLAALIAAAAGATVAKAGNRAATSSCGSADVLEALGIPIEPIERVPSLLARHRFAFLFSPAVHPVVGRLAPVRRRLGFRTLFNLVGPLANPVPLGGRLIGAADHRDQDILAQAAAELGLRRTWIVHGHGGLDELSTSGLNRVLMVDGDTTTETKLDPADLGLRPASRDDLKGGDAAENAATALRILAGDAPAPLLDTCLYNAAAVLHLADLAPGLDTALVLAREAIADGSALTLVRALAATAAV, encoded by the coding sequence ATGAGCCGGGGCGCCGGGACGACGCTCACCTCGGCCACCCGGCACCTGGTGCTCGGCCGCGATCTGGACGCCGAAGCCGCGGGGGCCGCCGTATCCGTCCTGCTGTCCGGGGACACCGATCCGCTGGACGCCGCGGCCTTCCTGACCGCGATGGCCGCCAAGCACCCGTCCGCGACCGAAGTCGCCGCCACCGTACGCGTCATCCTGGCGGCGGCCCGGCCGGTGGCCTGGTCGGGGCCGGCCGTCGACGTGGTCGGCAGCGGTGGCGACGGCAGCGACTCGGTGAACATCTCCACCCTCGCCGCCCTGATCGCCGCGGCGGCGGGGGCGACCGTCGCCAAGGCGGGCAACCGGGCCGCCACCAGCAGCTGCGGCAGTGCCGACGTACTGGAGGCGCTCGGCATCCCGATCGAGCCCATCGAGCGGGTGCCGTCCCTGCTGGCCCGGCACCGGTTCGCCTTCCTGTTCTCGCCGGCCGTCCACCCGGTGGTCGGCCGACTCGCGCCCGTACGGCGCCGACTGGGCTTCCGCACGCTGTTCAACCTGGTCGGCCCGCTCGCCAACCCGGTCCCCCTCGGCGGGCGTCTGATCGGGGCGGCCGACCACCGCGACCAGGACATCCTGGCGCAGGCCGCGGCCGAACTCGGCCTGCGGCGCACCTGGATCGTGCACGGCCACGGCGGTCTGGACGAGCTGAGCACCTCGGGCCTCAACCGGGTCCTCATGGTGGACGGCGACACCACCACCGAGACCAAACTCGACCCGGCCGACCTCGGCCTGCGCCCCGCATCGCGCGACGACCTCAAGGGCGGCGACGCCGCGGAGAACGCGGCCACCGCACTGCGGATCCTGGCCGGCGACGCCCCGGCACCCCTCCTCGACACCTGCCTGTACAACGCGGCCGCCGTGCTGCACCTGGCGGACCTCGCACCCGGCCTCGACACCGCGCTCGTCCTCGCCCGCGAGGCGATCGCCGACGGCTCGGCCCTGACGCTGGTCCGCGCGCTCGCCGCCACCGCGGCCGTCTGA
- a CDS encoding indole-3-glycerol phosphate synthase TrpC, giving the protein MHLDEIVARKREDWSRITGTPALGERPTPAVPGTFADALRGPDVSVIAEVKPKSPSKGELLPLDRALDTARAYAASGASAVSVLADTPFFGGSPELVASIAADPQVTVPVLYKDFLVDARQVELAHQTGADAVLLIVRAVDDVLLKDLIQAASGFGLDALVETFTAQEIERALAAGAQLIGINNRDLQTFSVDLENSAKLRTLIPQGVLTVSESGIGGRRDMERIAGHGFDGVLVGENLLSAADTGSALGELLGVRAGQVTR; this is encoded by the coding sequence GTGCATCTCGATGAGATCGTCGCTCGCAAGCGCGAGGACTGGAGCCGGATCACCGGCACCCCCGCGCTGGGCGAACGCCCGACACCCGCTGTGCCGGGCACCTTCGCCGACGCGCTGCGCGGCCCGGACGTATCGGTGATCGCGGAGGTGAAGCCCAAGTCGCCGTCCAAGGGCGAACTGCTGCCGCTCGACCGCGCCCTCGACACCGCCCGTGCCTACGCCGCCTCCGGGGCGTCCGCCGTCTCCGTCCTCGCCGACACGCCGTTCTTCGGCGGTTCGCCGGAACTGGTCGCCTCGATCGCGGCCGACCCGCAGGTCACCGTCCCGGTGCTCTACAAGGACTTCCTGGTCGACGCCCGGCAGGTCGAACTCGCCCACCAGACGGGCGCGGACGCCGTCCTGCTGATCGTCCGCGCGGTGGACGACGTCCTCCTGAAGGACCTGATCCAGGCCGCCTCCGGGTTCGGTCTCGACGCCCTGGTGGAGACGTTCACCGCCCAGGAGATCGAGCGGGCACTCGCGGCCGGTGCGCAGCTGATCGGCATCAACAACCGAGACCTGCAGACCTTCTCGGTCGACCTGGAGAACTCGGCCAAGCTGCGCACCCTGATCCCGCAGGGCGTGCTCACCGTCAGCGAGAGCGGCATCGGCGGCCGGCGCGACATGGAGCGGATCGCCGGGCACGGCTTCGACGGCGTGCTGGTCGGCGAGAACCTGCTCAGCGCCGCGGACACCGGGTCCGCGCTGGGCGAGCTGCTCGGGGTCCGGGCCGGGCAGGTGACCCGATGA
- the trpB gene encoding tryptophan synthase subunit beta produces MTGRFGDYGGQFVAETLVGPLEELWSTYLEARQDSAFEAELNGLLATFVGRPTPITRLRRLGIEPHGVTIWLKREDLTHTGAHKINNAIGQALLAHRLGKRRIIAETGAGQHGVAVAAACAYLGLDATIYMGRVDAERQLPNLQRMRLLGAEVRLVDQGTATLKDAVNEAIREWITHPDTTHYLLGSVVGPHPFPSIVRDFQSVIGREAREQFLAAAGQLPDAVIACVGGGSNSIGVFSGFLDDPVRLIGVQAAGDGSGSLGRHAAPLLYGEPGVLQGMRTYLLQDDDGQVLLTHSIAPGLDYPGAGPEHSHLKDSGRVEYLTASDDEALDAFQELARSEGIVPALESSHAVAAALRVAPTFARGSQLLVNLSGRGDKDLTSAMAAIGQRKEQTGGAA; encoded by the coding sequence ATGACCGGCCGGTTCGGCGACTACGGCGGCCAGTTCGTGGCGGAGACGCTGGTGGGGCCGCTGGAAGAACTCTGGAGCACCTACCTGGAAGCCCGCCAGGACTCCGCCTTCGAAGCGGAACTGAACGGCCTGCTGGCCACGTTCGTGGGCCGGCCCACCCCGATCACCAGGCTGCGCCGCCTCGGCATCGAGCCGCACGGGGTGACGATCTGGCTCAAGCGCGAGGACCTCACCCACACCGGCGCCCACAAGATCAACAACGCCATCGGGCAGGCCCTCCTCGCCCACCGGCTCGGCAAGCGCCGGATCATCGCCGAGACGGGCGCCGGTCAGCACGGCGTGGCCGTCGCCGCCGCCTGCGCCTACCTCGGCCTGGACGCGACCATCTACATGGGCCGTGTGGACGCCGAGCGCCAGCTCCCCAACCTCCAGCGCATGCGGCTGCTCGGCGCCGAGGTGCGCCTCGTCGACCAGGGCACCGCGACGCTCAAGGACGCGGTCAACGAGGCGATCCGCGAGTGGATCACCCATCCCGACACCACGCACTACCTGCTCGGCTCGGTGGTCGGCCCGCACCCCTTCCCCAGCATCGTCCGCGACTTCCAGTCGGTGATCGGCCGGGAGGCCCGCGAGCAGTTCCTCGCCGCCGCGGGACAGCTGCCCGACGCCGTCATCGCCTGTGTCGGCGGCGGCTCCAACTCCATCGGCGTCTTCAGCGGGTTCCTCGACGACCCCGTACGCCTCATCGGTGTCCAGGCCGCGGGCGACGGCAGCGGCTCGCTCGGCCGCCACGCCGCCCCGCTGCTCTACGGCGAGCCCGGCGTGCTCCAGGGCATGCGCACCTATCTGCTCCAGGACGACGACGGCCAGGTGCTGCTCACCCACAGCATCGCCCCCGGCCTCGACTACCCGGGCGCGGGCCCCGAGCACAGCCACCTCAAGGACAGCGGGCGGGTCGAGTACCTGACCGCGTCCGACGACGAAGCCCTGGACGCCTTCCAGGAGCTGGCGCGCTCCGAGGGGATCGTGCCCGCCCTGGAGTCCTCGCACGCGGTCGCCGCGGCGCTGCGCGTGGCCCCCACCTTCGCCCGCGGCAGCCAGCTGCTCGTCAACCTCTCGGGGCGCGGCGACAAGGACCTCACCTCCGCCATGGCGGCGATCGGACAGCGAAAGGAGCAGACCGGTGGAGCGGCTTGA
- the trpA gene encoding tryptophan synthase subunit alpha: MERLEKTFARASERGETVLVAYLTAGYPALAETGPLIEAVCSAGADIIELGVPFSDPLGDGPLIQETTHAALERGVTAAAVLEIVAGARENGVDVPIMLMGYCNPFLRYGLEQLYADAAAAGADGFIVPDLPAHEADDWLAAARTHDLGQVFFSAPGSSPERLRATAERSRGFLYALAANGVTGIREELDPGIDAYLSRVGEATGSTLPVCVGFGISRPRHITALRGRAAGVIVGSALLRAIGDEQTPAGRILAASKLIGELKAACR; this comes from the coding sequence GTGGAGCGGCTTGAGAAGACCTTCGCCCGCGCCTCGGAGCGGGGCGAGACCGTGCTGGTCGCGTACCTCACGGCCGGCTACCCGGCCCTGGCCGAGACCGGGCCGCTGATCGAGGCGGTCTGTTCGGCGGGCGCCGACATCATCGAGCTCGGGGTGCCCTTCTCCGACCCGCTCGGCGACGGCCCGCTCATCCAGGAGACCACCCACGCGGCCCTGGAGCGCGGCGTCACCGCCGCCGCCGTACTGGAAATAGTGGCCGGGGCCCGCGAGAACGGCGTCGACGTCCCGATCATGCTGATGGGGTATTGCAACCCGTTCCTGCGCTACGGCCTCGAACAGCTCTACGCCGACGCCGCGGCGGCCGGTGCGGACGGCTTCATCGTTCCCGACCTGCCGGCCCACGAGGCGGACGACTGGCTCGCCGCCGCCCGCACCCACGACCTCGGCCAGGTCTTCTTCTCCGCCCCGGGCAGCAGCCCCGAGCGGCTGCGGGCCACGGCCGAGCGCTCGCGCGGCTTCCTGTACGCCCTGGCCGCGAACGGTGTCACGGGCATCCGGGAGGAGCTGGACCCGGGCATCGACGCGTACCTGAGCCGGGTCGGCGAGGCGACGGGCAGCACCCTGCCGGTCTGTGTCGGCTTCGGGATCTCCCGGCCCCGGCACATCACCGCGCTGCGGGGCCGGGCCGCGGGCGTCATCGTGGGCAGCGCGCTGCTGAGGGCGATCGGCGACGAGCAGACCCCCGCCGGGCGCATCCTCGCGGCCAGCAAGCTGATCGGCGAGCTCAAGGCGGCCTGCCGATGA
- a CDS encoding DegT/DnrJ/EryC1/StrS family aminotransferase, whose amino-acid sequence MTASTRLSPAEQIPFFTGAESIRRTWAALEARLREVASVGRFTFGTLGRELEERIAALTGAKHAIAVGNGTDALIILLRAAGVGPGDEVIVPAYTFFASASAVLHVGAEPVLVDVVPGSYAMDPAAARAAITERTKAIMPVHLFSQMADMRTLRDLADEHGLLLLEDSAEGIGMVMGGRHAGLWGGGGVLSFFPTKTLGALGDAGMILTDDDAVAERARRLRSHGQAVDGSYEYLELGYNSRLDEIQSAVLLTRLETLAADIERRAELAARYDEGLAPLAPVVRIPFMAKAAEPGNTVWYVYLIESDHRDQLVAYLAAHGVGTEVYYPRPLTEQPALAPLPGARHPVPVAEAASRRAVGLPLYPDLTNDQVDRVCELVHRFHKELS is encoded by the coding sequence ATGACCGCCTCGACCCGGCTGTCGCCCGCGGAGCAGATACCTTTCTTCACCGGCGCCGAGTCGATCCGCCGCACCTGGGCGGCCCTTGAGGCCCGGCTGCGCGAGGTGGCCTCCGTCGGCCGCTTCACCTTCGGGACGCTCGGCCGGGAGCTGGAGGAGCGGATCGCGGCCCTGACCGGCGCCAAGCACGCCATCGCGGTCGGCAACGGCACCGACGCGCTGATCATCCTGCTGCGCGCGGCCGGTGTCGGCCCCGGGGACGAGGTGATCGTCCCGGCGTACACGTTCTTCGCCTCCGCCTCGGCCGTCCTGCACGTCGGCGCCGAGCCGGTCCTCGTGGACGTGGTGCCGGGCTCGTACGCGATGGACCCGGCGGCGGCCCGCGCCGCGATCACCGAGCGCACGAAGGCCATCATGCCCGTGCACCTGTTCTCGCAGATGGCGGACATGCGCACGCTGCGCGACCTGGCCGACGAGCACGGCCTGCTGCTCCTGGAGGACAGCGCCGAGGGCATCGGCATGGTCATGGGCGGCCGGCACGCGGGGCTCTGGGGCGGAGGCGGGGTGCTCTCCTTCTTCCCCACCAAGACCCTCGGCGCGCTCGGCGACGCCGGGATGATCCTCACCGACGACGACGCCGTGGCCGAGCGTGCCCGGCGGCTGCGCAGCCACGGTCAGGCGGTGGACGGCAGTTACGAGTACCTGGAGCTGGGCTACAACAGCCGGCTCGACGAGATCCAGTCGGCGGTCCTGCTCACCCGCCTGGAGACCCTGGCCGCCGACATCGAGCGCCGGGCCGAGCTCGCGGCCCGCTACGACGAGGGCCTCGCCCCGCTGGCCCCGGTCGTACGGATCCCCTTCATGGCGAAGGCCGCCGAGCCGGGCAACACGGTCTGGTACGTCTACCTGATCGAGAGCGACCACCGCGACCAGCTCGTCGCATACCTCGCCGCGCACGGGGTGGGCACCGAGGTCTACTACCCGCGCCCGCTGACCGAGCAGCCCGCGCTCGCCCCGCTGCCCGGCGCCCGGCACCCGGTGCCGGTCGCCGAGGCGGCCAGCCGGCGCGCGGTGGGCCTGCCGCTCTACCCGGACCTGACGAACGACCAGGTCGACCGCGTGTGCGAACTCGTGCACCGGTTCCACAAGGAGCTCTCGTGA
- a CDS encoding DegT/DnrJ/EryC1/StrS family aminotransferase — protein sequence MTTTLPPAHAVPYFDWAARYEGWTDQVLAAVREVADSDEFILKSRVAALEAQIAERTGAAHTIAVASATGALTVILAALELGPGDEVVTPAFSFISTASTVALRGARPVFADVDYDTACLDLGAAEAAVTGNTRALLPAYLFTTHPDMTGLAELAGRRRLALVEDSAVGLGATVDGLPAGRHGTAGVFSFFPAKPVGGAGDAGVIVTDDDDLARDVRMLRNHGQDLNVRFLHHKVGFNSRMDEITAAFLLRRLPRLEEFLAARRELAQEYNDRLAPLAPDLLTPPGGYGDRAVYTYVVRAQRRDELKEFLAGEGIETVVYYPKPLHLQPAFAHLGHQEGDFPVAERLARECLALPLHPGMRSGAVAQVADAIERFYRGAR from the coding sequence GTGACGACGACCCTTCCCCCCGCCCACGCCGTGCCGTACTTCGACTGGGCGGCCCGCTACGAGGGCTGGACCGACCAAGTGCTCGCGGCCGTGCGCGAGGTCGCGGACTCCGACGAGTTCATCCTCAAGTCCCGGGTGGCCGCGCTCGAGGCGCAGATCGCCGAGCGGACGGGCGCCGCCCACACCATCGCGGTGGCGAGCGCCACCGGTGCGCTCACGGTGATCCTCGCCGCGCTGGAGCTCGGCCCCGGCGACGAGGTCGTCACGCCCGCCTTCTCGTTCATCTCGACCGCCAGCACCGTCGCCCTGCGCGGCGCCCGCCCCGTCTTCGCGGACGTGGACTACGACACCGCCTGCCTCGATCTCGGCGCCGCCGAGGCCGCCGTCACCGGCAACACCCGGGCCCTGCTGCCCGCGTACCTCTTCACCACCCACCCCGACATGACGGGCCTGGCCGAGCTGGCCGGGCGCCGGCGGCTCGCCCTGGTGGAGGACAGCGCGGTCGGCCTGGGCGCGACGGTCGACGGCCTTCCGGCCGGCCGGCACGGCACGGCCGGGGTCTTCTCCTTCTTCCCCGCCAAGCCGGTCGGCGGCGCGGGCGACGCGGGCGTGATCGTCACCGACGACGACGACCTCGCCCGCGACGTGCGGATGCTGCGCAACCACGGCCAGGACCTCAACGTGCGCTTCCTGCACCACAAGGTCGGCTTCAACTCGCGCATGGACGAGATCACCGCCGCGTTCCTGCTGCGACGGCTGCCGCGCCTGGAGGAGTTCCTCGCCGCGCGCAGGGAGCTCGCCCAGGAGTACAACGACCGCCTCGCCCCCCTCGCACCGGACCTGCTGACCCCGCCGGGCGGCTACGGCGACCGCGCCGTCTACACCTACGTGGTGCGCGCCCAGCGCCGCGACGAACTCAAGGAGTTCCTGGCGGGGGAGGGCATCGAGACCGTGGTCTACTACCCCAAGCCGCTCCACCTCCAGCCCGCCTTCGCCCACCTCGGCCACCAGGAGGGCGACTTCCCGGTCGCCGAGCGCCTCGCCCGCGAGTGCCTGGCACTGCCGCTCCACCCCGGCATGCGGTCCGGGGCCGTGGCCCAGGTCGCCGACGCGATCGAGCGCTTCTACCGAGGTGCCCGGTGA